In one window of Microcaecilia unicolor chromosome 9, aMicUni1.1, whole genome shotgun sequence DNA:
- the LOC115478141 gene encoding uncharacterized protein LOC115478141 — MSPVAQRLHLPQELWMEIFTYLSPTEKANVRATFNYFKTLIDHPVLWKKSTIVLGNITPLNDDFWELLRNRKIHAIEVKKMKMKQWKKLTTSLPGLLNLTIDSCLTQEILTFLHPLTKLQKLHLKDCSGLLDRHILMEVVHYNQLTHLSLCNIKCFVGVPLTAVACLKNLFFLSLHAKYGFLNAVGVQSALFHLPKLRELSITVHLKNTQRLSECFILPEAVGSREGELSCLPKLQLQKLELIYFDHSGLTENALGQLSSLQTISLHNYKNDNMEFLNLMLKKLPNLTEVNLVGFSSLDLCCIPPRLEKFCAIRTRINNETLHQLFLCARNLKHLDLSFSYGFDVFCLTKLPVRCPRLAKLYLRGLNFPEETLIVLASMKSLRELDISNNKLLTPEAIFKFQSMTSNRTHQIVHRLQLESLCCC, encoded by the exons ATGTCGCCTGTTGCCCAAAGGCTTCATTTGCCACAGGAGTTGTGGATGGAGATATTTACATATCTTTCTCCCACTGAGAAAGCCAATGTGCGTGCTACATTCAATTATTTTAAGACATTAATTGACCATCCTGTTCTATGGAAAAAATCCACTATTGTCCTAGGAAACATTACTCCTTTGAATGATGATTTTTGGGAACTGCTTCGGAATAGAAAGATACACGCCATAGAAGTGAAAAAGATGAAAATGAAACAGTGGAAAAAACTGACTACTTCTTTGCCTGGCCTTCTGAATCTAACCATAGATTCCTGCTTGACACAAGAAATATTAACATTTTTGCATCCTTTAACTAAGCTACAGAAATTGCATTTGAAAGACTGTTCTGGATTACTGGACAGACATATATTAATGGAAGTTGTACACTATAATCAGCTTACTCACTTGTCTTTGTGCAATATCAAATGTTTTGTTGGTGTTCCACTGACTGCAGTTGCCTGTTTGAAGAACTTGTTCTTTTTGTCTCTTCATGCCAAATATGGATTTTTGAATGCAGTGGGTGTACAGTCTGCTTTGTTCCACTTACCTAAACTCCGAGAACTTTCTATTACTGttcatttaaaaaatacacaGAGGTTGTCGGAATGCTTCATCTTGCCAGAAGCTGTAGGCAGTCGAGAAGGAG AACTGTCCTGTTTACCAAAACTACAGCTCCAGAAATTGGAGCTGATCTACTTCGACCATTCAGGTCTTACAGAAAATGCATTAGGCCAATTGTCTTCTCTTCAGACCATTAGCCTGCACAATTACAAAAATGACAACATGGAATTCTTGAACCTCATGTTAAAGAAACTTCCTAATTTGACAGAAGTAAACCTTGTAG GATTTAGTTCTTTAGATCTTTGTTGCATACCTCCTAGACTGGAAAAATTCTGTGCCATAAGAACTCGGATTAACAATGAAACTCTTCATCAACTTTTTCTCTGTGCCAGAAACTTAAAACATTTGGACTTGAGCTTCTCGTATGGGTTTGATGTATTTTGTTTGACAAAGCTGCCTGTAAGATGCCCACGTCTGGCAAAACTCTATCTCAG GGGCCTCAACTTCCCTGAAGAGACTCTGATTGTTCTAGCTAGCATGAAGTCTTTACGAGAGCTGGATATTTCCAATAACAAACTTCTGACACCAGAAGCCATCTTTAAATTTCAAAGCATGACTTCTAACAGAACTCATCAAATTGTACACAGACTACAGTTAGAATCACTGTGCTGCTGTtaa